GACCGTCGCGATGATGGCGGCCGGGACGCCCATGCCGAAGACGAGGGCGAACGGCAGCAGGTAGGCGTAGGCAGGCAGCACCTGCATGGTGTCGAGGACCGGCCGCAGGATGCGGAAGATCCGGTCGTTGAGGCCGCCCGCGAGGCCGAGCAGCAGGCCGATGACGACGGAGGCGAGGACCGCCACGATCATCAGCGCGAGGGTCTGCATGGTCGGCACCCACATGCCGAGCAGGCCGCACACGGCGAACGCCGACGAGGCCAGGACGGCGAGCTTGACGCCCGCCACGCGCCAGGCGATCAGGCCGGCGCCGATGGTCACGCCGGCCCAGCCCGCGGCGAGCAGCACGAGGTACACGCCGCGCACGGAGAGCACGATGGCGTTGCTGACGTGGCCCAGGAAGTAGATGAACAGCGGGTGGCTGTCGCGGTTGTCGATGATCCAGTCGGTGGTCTTGGCCAGCGGCTCGGTCAGGTCGACGGTGAGCGCGTCCGGCCAGGCGCCGGAGGCCCACTTGGCGTTCACGATCGGCACGAGGACCGCCGCGGCGACGGCGAGCAGCAGGAGCTTGCCGACGGCACGGTGACGCAGGAGCGCGCCGATTCCCGTATCTCGTACGGGACTGGAGGCGGTGGCGGTGGCCATCAGGCGACCACCTCGCCCTTGCCGGGAGCTGTCCGCGCCGTGCCCGCGACCACGGCGAGCAGGCCCTCGTGGTCGACCACGCCGAGGCAGCGCTTGCCGTCCATCACGCGCACCGGGAAGCCGGAGCGGGCGACGGCCTCGATGGCCTCGGAGACCTTGGCGTCGGGGGCGAGGGCCGCGCCGCGGTTCTCCTCATCGTCGTCGGCCGGGCGCATGGCGCTGCGGACGCTCATCACGTCGGCGCGGACGACGTCGCGGACGAAGTCGCGGACGTAGTCGTCGGCCGGGGAGCCGACGATCTCCTCGGGGGTGCCGACCTGGACGACGCGGCCGTCGCGCATCAGGGCGATGCGGTCGCCGAGCTTGAGGGCCTCGCTGAGGTCGTGGGTGATGAAGACCATGGTGCGGCCTTCGTCGCGGTGCAGGCGGACGACTTCTTCCTGCATGTCGCGGCGGATCAGCGGGTCGAGGGCGCTGAACGGCTCGTCGAAGAGGAGGACTTCGGGGTCGACGGCGAGGGCGCGGGCGAGGCCGACGCGCTGCTGCTGGCCGCCGGAGAGCTGGCCGGGCTTGCGCTGTTCGAGCCCTTCGAGGCCGACCTTCTTGACGACTTCGAGGGCCTTGGCACGGCGTTCGGCCTTGCCGACGCCCTGGATCTCCAGGCCGTAGGCGACGTTGTCGAGGACCGTGCGGTGCGGCAGGAGCCCGAAGTGCTGGAAGACCATGGCGGCGCGGTGGCGGCGGAGTTCGCGCAGGCGGGCCTTGTCCATGGCGAGGACGTCCTCGCCGTCGATGGCGAGGGTGCCGGAGGTCGGCTCGATGAGCCGGGTCAGGCAGCGTACGAGGGTGGACTTGCCCGAGCCCGACAGGCCCATGACGACGAAGACCTCGCCCTTGTTGACCTCGAAGGACACGTCACGCACGGCGGCGGTGCAGCCGGTCTGTTCCCGCAGTTCCGCGGGGCTCAGGTCGTGCAGCGCGGTGTCGTCCGGTATTCGTTCGGCCTTGGGGCCGAAGACCTTCCAGAGGTTCTTGACGGCGAAGACGGGCCCGCCCGCGGGCGTCTCGTGCTGGTCCGTGGTCGTCACGGTGGCCTCGCTCATCGGCCGTCACCACCAAGGATCTCGGCACATTTCTCCCCGACCATGAGTACTCCGATCATCGGGTTCACGGCGGGCATCGTCGGGAAGACGGATGCGTCCGCGATACGGATTCCTGCCAGGCCCCGGATTTTCAGCTCCGGGTCGACCACGGCGAGTTCATCAGTGGAAGCACCCATTCGGCAGGTGCCCGCCGGGTGGTAGACGGTGTGCGCGGCCTTGCGGACGAGCTCGCTGATCTCGGCGTCGTCGGTGATCTCGGGGCCGGGGAAGACCTCGCGCTTGAGCCACTTCTTGAACGGCTCGGCCTCGGCGACCTTGCGGGCCAGCTTGATGCCGTCGACGAGCGTCTGCCCGTCGTAGTCGCCCTCGTCCTCGAAGTACTTGAAGTCGAGGGCGGGCTTGACCTCCGGGTCGGCCGACGTCAGGTACAGACGGCCGCGGGAGCGGGACTTGGGGATGTTCGGCGTCATCGAGACACCGTGCTCGGGGCGCTCGTAGCCGAGGCGCTCCGGGTTGTCCGTGAACGGGATCTGGTAGAAGTGGAACATGAGGTCCGGGCCCTTGTGGTCCGGGTCCCGCTTCACGAACAGACCGGCGTCCGAGTCCATCGCGGAGTTGCCGGGGATCGGCCCGTTGGTCTCCCAGACGATGACCGACTCGGGGTGGTCGATGAGGTTCTCGCCGACGCCCGGCAGGTCGTGGACGACGGGGATGCCGAGGGCTTCGAGGTCCTTCTTCGGGCCGATGCCGGAGTGCATGAGCAGCCGCGGCGTGTCGACGGCGCCGGCGCACACGAGCACCTCGCGGCGGGCGGTGAAGAGCTTCTCCACACCCTCCTTGGTACGGATGTGGACGCCGCGCGCGGTCTTGCCGTCCAGCTCCAGCTTGGTGGCCCAGGTCTCCAGGAAGAGGTGGAGGTTCGGGCGGTCACCGGCCTCCATGTGGGGGTGGAGGTAGGCGACGGAGGCGGAGGAGCGCTTGTTGTTCTCCGGGTGGTACGAGAGGTCGAAGAAGCCGACGCCCTCGTCGAAGGGCTTGTCGTTGAAGCCGATGACCTCGGGTACGCCGAGCGCGGTCTTCGTCGCCTCGACCCAGTCGGTGGCGATCTGGTTCTGGTCCTTCTTGGCGACGCGCACGATGTTGTTGCGCAGCTTGCCGAAGTACGGGTCCATGGCCTTGGCGTTCCAGCCGGTGGCGCCCGCCGCCTCCCACTCGTCCCAGTCGGACGGCAGCGGCTTGAAGGAGATCAGGGTGTTGTGCGACGAGCAGCCGCCGAGGACCTTGGCGCGGCTGTGCAGGATGTGCGAGTTGCCGCGCGGCTGCTCGGTGGTCGTGTACTCGTAGTCCAGCTCGCCGCCGAGCAGGCCGAGCCACTTGCGCAGCGTGAGGACGTCCTCCCGGTCGACGTCGCTGGGGCCGCCCTCGATGACGGCGACGGTGACGTCCGGGTTCTCGGTGAGGCGGGACGCGATCACCG
The window above is part of the Streptomyces venezuelae genome. Proteins encoded here:
- a CDS encoding GMC family oxidoreductase, whose product is MSDQTEFDYVIVGGGTAGSVIASRLTENPDVTVAVIEGGPSDVDREDVLTLRKWLGLLGGELDYEYTTTEQPRGNSHILHSRAKVLGGCSSHNTLISFKPLPSDWDEWEAAGATGWNAKAMDPYFGKLRNNIVRVAKKDQNQIATDWVEATKTALGVPEVIGFNDKPFDEGVGFFDLSYHPENNKRSSASVAYLHPHMEAGDRPNLHLFLETWATKLELDGKTARGVHIRTKEGVEKLFTARREVLVCAGAVDTPRLLMHSGIGPKKDLEALGIPVVHDLPGVGENLIDHPESVIVWETNGPIPGNSAMDSDAGLFVKRDPDHKGPDLMFHFYQIPFTDNPERLGYERPEHGVSMTPNIPKSRSRGRLYLTSADPEVKPALDFKYFEDEGDYDGQTLVDGIKLARKVAEAEPFKKWLKREVFPGPEITDDAEISELVRKAAHTVYHPAGTCRMGASTDELAVVDPELKIRGLAGIRIADASVFPTMPAVNPMIGVLMVGEKCAEILGGDGR
- a CDS encoding glycine betaine/L-proline ABC transporter ATP-binding protein gives rise to the protein MSEATVTTTDQHETPAGGPVFAVKNLWKVFGPKAERIPDDTALHDLSPAELREQTGCTAAVRDVSFEVNKGEVFVVMGLSGSGKSTLVRCLTRLIEPTSGTLAIDGEDVLAMDKARLRELRRHRAAMVFQHFGLLPHRTVLDNVAYGLEIQGVGKAERRAKALEVVKKVGLEGLEQRKPGQLSGGQQQRVGLARALAVDPEVLLFDEPFSALDPLIRRDMQEEVVRLHRDEGRTMVFITHDLSEALKLGDRIALMRDGRVVQVGTPEEIVGSPADDYVRDFVRDVVRADVMSVRSAMRPADDDEENRGAALAPDAKVSEAIEAVARSGFPVRVMDGKRCLGVVDHEGLLAVVAGTARTAPGKGEVVA